In Methanomicrobia archaeon, the following are encoded in one genomic region:
- a CDS encoding PKD domain-containing protein — MMTKDEQNEKIMVGAKSIALLSMILLLASTSAVTAQQPDTVIVTVISSDATGMTLKIDFPAFQSSQVRVGDHLFDVLELPGCGKTNELGNTALPRYGMMVALEQLPAGYWVTAYVQDSTSLNLSDYFVYPVQEPGEDQLERTYPPFPTPEFTMDETFYNTSQFYPDPLIEYGPIGTLRELKILPVLVAAFQHNPVTGELIVYSSITVRIDYQGELRMATRPGASSSDSGYFEGMYSTLVGYVPSPDLVTGVDAGAGAVLATGTPLGTGGNGGCDFLIITDPELEPAADNLSARRNAQGISTLVVNTTVTGTTAEQIKAYIQTAYDTWSPRPSFLLLLGEANHIPPFYKTVHLSVYYPTGHRTGTDLYYAILNGPEAAAPYYQEYWTPDLFYGRISVENLPEANTVIAKIFAYEDNQWLCGENKAAVCGFFQDGETWIAGDEDGFEDRRFILTSEEIRDYLIGEGFVVDRLYTTEAHVDPTNYNNGDYDLGLPLPAALLRPAYPWNAGTADITTAINDGRFVVFHRDHGGSLNRPSSPVEGWGDPEFEASDVPSLTNEAYYTIIFSINCETGWFDGETDDDYTARNFDCLCEAFLRQQDGGAAGVFGATRISTSGWNDDLAKGFVDAIWPNFDPVHGSATPLLRAGEILNYGRQYMYTHDGWPWDVKKRQYELFHYFGDPTMAFKIPTYEPPQILVGGPYAGDENETIEFTVSVSVACSPIVSYEWDFDTDSIFEVNSTTGTINHTWCDNGIYPVTLRVTDEEGFSSTVNISVNISNIAPTVTAGPDLITDAYKPVTFNGSFIDPGCDNWTFEWDFGDGNSITGTLTPTHVYSQPQIYTVNLTVRDDDGGVGYDTLTVTVYSSVPATTPPGLVVLSGLLAAFAVVTLSRTKRH, encoded by the coding sequence ATGATGACTAAAGATGAACAAAACGAGAAGATTATGGTAGGGGCCAAGAGCATAGCACTACTGAGCATGATACTTTTATTGGCCAGTACTTCAGCGGTCACGGCACAGCAGCCAGATACCGTTATTGTAACGGTTATTTCGTCGGATGCGACTGGAATGACGCTCAAAATCGATTTCCCGGCGTTTCAGTCAAGTCAGGTTCGGGTAGGAGACCATCTATTCGATGTTCTGGAGCTACCCGGGTGCGGCAAGACCAACGAACTCGGCAATACCGCGCTCCCGAGGTACGGCATGATGGTCGCTCTCGAGCAGCTTCCGGCTGGGTATTGGGTTACCGCATACGTTCAGGATAGCACGTCACTAAATTTGAGCGATTATTTCGTCTACCCGGTACAGGAACCGGGCGAGGATCAGCTGGAGCGTACCTATCCGCCCTTCCCTACGCCGGAATTCACGATGGATGAGACGTTCTATAACACCAGCCAGTTTTATCCCGACCCGTTGATCGAATACGGACCCATCGGGACACTGCGTGAGCTGAAGATACTCCCCGTGCTCGTTGCCGCCTTCCAGCATAATCCGGTTACGGGTGAGCTCATTGTTTATTCCTCGATTACCGTGCGAATCGATTACCAGGGAGAATTGCGGATGGCGACGAGACCAGGAGCATCGTCCTCGGATTCCGGCTATTTCGAAGGCATGTATTCGACGCTGGTCGGCTATGTGCCGTCACCAGACCTGGTAACAGGAGTTGATGCCGGTGCCGGTGCGGTACTAGCTACAGGTACACCGCTCGGCACTGGTGGCAACGGCGGCTGTGACTTCCTCATCATTACCGATCCCGAGCTGGAGCCCGCGGCGGATAACCTGTCTGCACGGCGGAACGCGCAAGGAATCAGCACGCTCGTCGTGAATACTACCGTAACAGGCACCACCGCCGAGCAGATCAAGGCGTACATTCAAACTGCGTACGATACCTGGAGTCCTCGTCCCTCGTTCTTGCTGCTGCTCGGTGAGGCAAACCATATCCCGCCGTTCTATAAAACCGTACACCTGAGCGTTTACTACCCCACGGGTCACCGCACCGGAACGGATCTTTACTACGCCATATTGAATGGACCCGAGGCGGCAGCACCATATTACCAGGAATACTGGACGCCCGACCTCTTCTACGGACGCATCTCTGTGGAAAACCTGCCAGAAGCGAATACGGTGATCGCTAAGATCTTTGCGTACGAGGATAATCAGTGGCTCTGCGGGGAGAACAAGGCTGCAGTCTGCGGCTTTTTCCAGGACGGCGAGACATGGATAGCGGGGGATGAAGACGGCTTCGAGGACCGGCGATTCATTCTGACATCAGAAGAGATTCGTGACTACCTCATCGGCGAGGGCTTTGTGGTTGATCGGCTGTATACAACGGAAGCTCATGTGGATCCCACCAATTACAACAACGGCGACTATGATCTGGGCCTTCCGCTGCCCGCGGCCCTTCTGCGACCCGCTTACCCGTGGAACGCCGGTACTGCGGATATTACCACCGCGATAAACGACGGCCGGTTCGTTGTCTTCCACCGTGACCACGGTGGCTCGCTGAATCGGCCCAGTTCCCCCGTCGAGGGCTGGGGTGATCCTGAGTTTGAGGCGTCCGATGTTCCGAGCCTCACCAATGAGGCGTATTACACGATCATCTTCTCGATCAACTGCGAGACGGGCTGGTTTGACGGCGAGACTGATGACGACTATACAGCTAGAAATTTCGACTGTCTCTGCGAGGCATTTTTACGTCAGCAGGATGGCGGAGCCGCAGGCGTATTCGGTGCTACGCGGATCAGCACGAGCGGCTGGAACGACGACCTTGCAAAAGGCTTCGTGGACGCTATCTGGCCGAACTTCGATCCCGTGCACGGGTCGGCGACCCCGCTGCTCAGGGCAGGCGAGATCCTGAATTACGGACGCCAGTACATGTACACGCACGACGGCTGGCCCTGGGACGTTAAGAAGCGGCAGTACGAGCTCTTCCACTACTTCGGCGACCCCACCATGGCGTTCAAGATCCCCACGTATGAGCCCCCGCAGATCCTGGTGGGCGGGCCTTATGCGGGCGATGAGAACGAAACGATCGAATTCACTGTTTCCGTTTCGGTTGCCTGCAGCCCAATCGTCAGCTACGAATGGGATTTCGACACCGATAGTATCTTCGAAGTGAACAGCACCACAGGGACGATAAACCATACGTGGTGCGACAACGGCATTTATCCCGTAACGCTGCGCGTCACCGACGAGGAAGGCTTCAGCAGCACCGTGAACATCTCGGTGAATATCAGTAACATCGCGCCAACCGTCACTGCCGGTCCGGACCTCATCACCGACGCATACAAACCCGTGACGTTCAACGGCAGCTTTATCGATCCCGGCTGTGACAACTGGACCTTCGAGTGGGACTTCGGCGACGGAAACTCAATCACCGGGACATTGACGCCAACACACGTCTATTCTCAGCCCCAGATCTACACGGTCAACCTCACGGTAAGGGACGATGACGGGGGTGTTGGGTATGATACGCTCACTGTGACCGTGTACAGTTCGGTGCCGGCAACGACCCCACCGGGGTTGGTGGTACTCTCTGGTCTACTCGCTGCATTCGCCGTGGTAACTCTGAGCAGGACGAAGAGGCACTAA
- a CDS encoding isocitrate/isopropylmalate dehydrogenase family protein: protein MRNYKIAVLRGDGIGPELIAEGIKVLEAVSEPEGFELDWIEYPQGADHYLATGELLSESTLKELAGSAAIYFGCIGDPRLAPGILEQGILLALRFYFDQYINLRPVKLLEGVRTPLAGKGPADIDISVVRENTEDFYIGIGGRVKGTGAGSTKQQTLEILRSLYQVTFELDIETDADELAYQIGVLSRKGCERVMRYAFELALERDKKLTSVDKANVLTHCYGFWREVFTEVAKDYPDVQTEFNFVDAITMWFVKNPEWYDVVVAPNMFGDIITDLGAMIQGGLGLAPGGNINPEGVSMFEPIHGSAPKYKGKNVSNPIATIWAGALLLANIGEKRAADRVIAAIESVLRDGKVRTYDLGGRSKTTEVGDAIAQRIRAQE from the coding sequence ATGAGAAACTATAAGATAGCGGTACTGCGTGGCGATGGCATCGGGCCTGAGCTCATAGCAGAAGGGATCAAGGTGCTCGAGGCGGTGTCTGAGCCGGAGGGCTTTGAGCTTGATTGGATCGAGTATCCGCAGGGTGCGGATCATTACCTGGCGACGGGTGAGTTGCTGAGCGAGTCAACGTTGAAGGAGCTGGCAGGGAGTGCGGCGATCTATTTCGGCTGCATTGGCGATCCCCGTCTGGCGCCCGGTATCCTGGAGCAGGGGATACTGCTCGCACTACGGTTCTACTTCGATCAGTACATCAATCTGCGGCCGGTGAAGCTCCTCGAGGGTGTGCGTACGCCGCTGGCGGGCAAAGGGCCCGCGGACATTGATATCAGCGTGGTGCGTGAGAACACGGAGGATTTCTATATCGGTATCGGCGGCCGCGTCAAGGGCACGGGCGCAGGCAGCACGAAGCAGCAGACGCTGGAGATCCTGCGGTCGCTCTATCAGGTCACGTTCGAGCTGGATATCGAGACCGATGCGGATGAGCTCGCTTACCAGATCGGTGTGCTCTCGCGTAAGGGCTGCGAGCGTGTGATGCGGTACGCCTTTGAGCTCGCGCTGGAGCGTGATAAGAAGCTCACGAGCGTGGACAAGGCGAACGTGCTGACGCACTGCTACGGGTTCTGGCGCGAGGTCTTCACGGAGGTCGCGAAGGACTATCCGGATGTTCAGACCGAGTTCAATTTCGTGGATGCGATCACCATGTGGTTCGTGAAGAATCCCGAATGGTATGACGTTGTGGTCGCGCCGAACATGTTTGGCGATATCATTACTGATCTGGGCGCGATGATCCAGGGCGGCCTGGGACTCGCGCCGGGCGGTAACATCAATCCTGAGGGTGTATCCATGTTCGAGCCGATCCACGGCTCCGCGCCGAAGTACAAGGGCAAGAACGTCTCGAACCCGATCGCGACGATCTGGGCCGGTGCGTTGCTGCTGGCGAATATCGGTGAGAAGCGCGCTGCTGATCGCGTGATAGCCGCGATCGAGTCGGTCTTGAGGGACGGCAAGGTGCGCACCTACGATCTTGGCGGCCGCTCGAAGACGACCGAGGTTGGGGACGCGATCGCGCAGCGTATCAGGGCACAGGAGTAG
- a CDS encoding 2-isopropylmalate synthase: protein MSTGERDSAHGPSRTIEIFDTTLRDGEQTPGISFSLEQKRAIARQLDKLGVDIIEAGYPLASKDEKAIVQAIVAEGLSARVCGLARVLPQDIDACIDCGVDLIHIFVPSSRIQRDHTTRMSEAAVTEQTYAMTRYVKDHGFACMFSAMDATRTDRGYLIELFKTAESAGADILNVPDTVGVSEPFAIYELVDAIYRAVHVPLSIHCHNDFGLGVANSLAAVKAGASQVQVSMNGLGERAGNADLVETVMGLSAIYGLRTNIKTVYLFETAKMVERFSGVQIPITKPIVGENAFSHESGIHAHGVLEKSETFEPGIMTPEMVGHRRRIVLGKHTGRHSVEKKLSEIGMFLPREQVDDILERVKALSAGGKKVTDDDLFTIAEVVTGEVAKHERVVELKELSVMTGNNLIPTASLKAIVRGKECCSAQMGVGPVDAALKALQEVIGDELGGCIELKDFRIEAITGGSDALAEVIVGVKKGDRIVTARGARDDIVMASIEAYVNAVNRLLQR from the coding sequence ATGAGCACAGGAGAACGTGATAGTGCACACGGACCCAGCCGAACGATAGAGATCTTTGATACGACCCTGCGAGATGGTGAGCAGACCCCGGGCATTTCGTTCTCGCTCGAGCAGAAGCGAGCGATCGCGCGGCAGCTGGATAAGCTCGGCGTGGACATCATCGAGGCGGGCTATCCGCTAGCGTCGAAGGATGAGAAGGCGATCGTGCAGGCGATCGTGGCGGAGGGCCTGTCAGCACGAGTCTGCGGGCTCGCGCGTGTCCTGCCGCAGGATATTGACGCGTGCATCGACTGCGGTGTTGATCTGATCCACATCTTCGTGCCATCGTCGCGGATACAGCGTGACCATACCACGCGCATGAGCGAGGCCGCGGTGACGGAGCAGACGTACGCGATGACGCGGTATGTGAAGGATCACGGCTTCGCCTGTATGTTCTCCGCGATGGACGCGACGCGCACAGACCGTGGGTATCTCATTGAGCTCTTCAAGACCGCGGAATCGGCCGGTGCGGACATACTCAACGTCCCGGATACGGTCGGTGTGAGCGAGCCGTTCGCGATCTATGAGCTGGTGGACGCGATCTATCGCGCGGTCCACGTACCCCTCAGCATCCACTGCCATAACGACTTCGGGCTCGGTGTTGCGAACAGTCTGGCGGCCGTGAAGGCCGGTGCGTCACAGGTGCAGGTCTCGATGAACGGCCTGGGTGAGCGTGCGGGCAATGCGGATCTCGTGGAGACCGTCATGGGCCTGAGCGCGATCTACGGGCTCAGAACGAATATCAAGACGGTGTACCTCTTTGAGACGGCGAAGATGGTTGAGCGGTTCTCCGGGGTTCAGATCCCGATAACGAAGCCGATCGTGGGTGAGAATGCCTTCTCGCACGAATCGGGCATTCACGCGCACGGCGTGCTCGAGAAGAGCGAGACCTTCGAGCCGGGCATCATGACACCGGAGATGGTGGGGCACCGGCGGCGGATCGTGCTCGGTAAACATACCGGGCGGCACTCGGTGGAGAAGAAGCTGTCGGAGATCGGGATGTTCCTGCCGCGAGAGCAGGTGGACGATATTCTGGAGCGCGTAAAGGCGCTGAGCGCGGGCGGCAAGAAGGTCACGGATGACGACCTCTTCACGATCGCGGAAGTGGTTACCGGCGAGGTCGCGAAGCACGAGCGCGTGGTGGAGCTCAAGGAGCTCTCGGTAATGACCGGGAATAACCTGATACCGACCGCGTCGTTGAAGGCGATCGTGCGCGGCAAGGAGTGCTGCAGCGCGCAGATGGGCGTTGGCCCTGTGGATGCCGCGTTGAAGGCCCTGCAGGAGGTGATCGGTGACGAGCTGGGTGGCTGCATCGAGCTGAAGGATTTCCGGATCGAAGCGATCACCGGCGGCTCGGACGCGCTCGCAGAGGTCATTGTGGGCGTCAAGAAGGGCGACCGGATCGTGACCGCACGGGGTGCACGGGACGACATCGTGATGGCCTCGATCGAGGCGTATGTGAACGCGGTGAACCGGCTGTTGCAGCGCTAG
- a CDS encoding DUF2124 domain-containing protein: MEKKSGIVGFTGAFREQIGAVEAGAKVVFTGSVAVCTPFIELLAYTVRDKGFEMIYVPVADAKEARKIIEVPKVGFSVLDEPADPDNPDVVVVLGGLAMPKFGCAPEAVTKLITELAGKAKPKIIGVSFMNIFERAGWDKQVPFDVIIDTTMESVVK, encoded by the coding sequence ATGGAGAAGAAGAGTGGCATTGTAGGCTTTACCGGTGCGTTTCGCGAGCAGATCGGTGCGGTCGAAGCGGGTGCGAAGGTGGTCTTTACCGGCTCCGTTGCGGTCTGCACGCCCTTTATCGAATTGCTCGCCTATACCGTCCGTGACAAGGGCTTTGAGATGATCTATGTGCCTGTTGCGGACGCGAAGGAAGCGCGGAAGATCATCGAGGTGCCGAAGGTGGGGTTCAGCGTGCTCGACGAGCCTGCCGACCCTGACAACCCGGATGTGGTGGTGGTCCTCGGCGGACTGGCGATGCCGAAGTTCGGCTGCGCACCCGAGGCGGTGACGAAGCTGATCACGGAGCTCGCCGGCAAAGCGAAGCCGAAGATTATCGGGGTTAGCTTCATGAACATCTTCGAACGCGCCGGCTGGGATAAGCAGGTACCCTTCGATGTCATCATCGATACCACCATGGAGAGCGTGGTGAAGTGA